A section of the Triticum dicoccoides isolate Atlit2015 ecotype Zavitan chromosome 7A, WEW_v2.0, whole genome shotgun sequence genome encodes:
- the LOC119331196 gene encoding methyltransferase-like protein 22, producing the protein MEAGGGLEAEAEEEQVMSEVHLGCPPRFPGLYLSRFTFSSRPLEIPGGDDGEGSDGRELVASTSSSYEPASGSPDAVAVDDDGDLVLHRRRRNRERRRSEDHVLAVQHGVTSSLRSVGLQVWKAAMLLTDFVLHKSFTSSEFDGVITREIGAGTGLVGLAQARVARRIFITDRGNHILDNCLANVRLNSSMLKFDEAKVHVWELDWKMSWPPPVGTHDASDPSSIYSWSSSEIEEAEQATLLFAADVIYSDNLTDMFFDAVRQLMSRGAKKVLYLTLEKRYNFSLDELDVVPNGYKHFRSFFAVQDGCGAKDNATSKPGLVGEQVDLARVPQYIREYNRGRIWRCGSSCIGQTKKSIVGLQILEEFRLFMFILSGNYVFPLGYTSSCGRWIITSL; encoded by the exons ATGGAAGCCGGAGGAGGcttggaggcggaggcggaggaggagcaggTGATGAGCGAGGTGCACCTGGgctgcccgccccgcttcccgggccTCTACCTCTCCCGCTTCACCTTCTCCTCCCGCCCGCTAG AGATACCCGGAGGCGACGACGGCGAGGGTAGCGATGGGCGCGAGCTCGTCGCATCAACAAGCAGTTCCTATGAGCCAGCGA GTGGCTCACCTGACGCTGTCGctgtggacgacgacggggatctcGTTCTCCACCGGAGAAGAAGGAACAGGGAGA GGAGGAGAAGCGAAGATCATGTGCTCGCCGTGCAGCACGGCGTCACCTCTTCGCTTCGGAGCGTCGGGCTTCAG GTTTGGAAGGCCGCCATGCTGTTAACTGACTTTGTGTTGCACAAGAGCTTCACGTCGTCTGAATTCGACGGTGTTATTACCAGGGAAATCGGTGCTGGCACAG GGTTGGTAGGGTTGGCACAAGCTCGAGTTGCTAGAAGGATTTTCATTACAG ATAGAGGCAATCATATCCTCGATAATTGCTTGGCTAATGTCCGTCTCAACTCTAGCATGCTAAAGTTTGATGAAGCTAAAGTCCATGTATGGGAACTGGACTGGAAAATGTCATGGCCTCCGCCAGTGGGTACACATGATGCATCTGATCCAAG TTCGATATACTCATGGTCTTCAAGTGAAATCGAGGAGGCTGAGCAAGCCACCCTGCTATTCGCTGCAGATGTTATTTACAGTGACAATCTGACCGATATGTTCTTCGACGCAGTGAGGCAGCTTATGTCACGTGGTGCCAAGAAG GTGTTGTACTTGACCCTGGAGAAGAGGTACAACTTCAGCCTGGACGAACTAGACGTCGTGCCCAATGGTTACAAGCATTTTCGAAGCTTCTTCGCGGTTCAAGATG GATGTGGAGCCAAGGACAATGCTACATCGAAACCAGGCCTTGTGGGGGAGCAGGTAGACCTTGCGAGGGTTCCTCAGTACATCAGAGAATACAACAGAGGAAGGATCTGGAGATGTGGAAGCTCATGTATTGGCCAGACTAAAAAGAGCATTGTCGGTTTACAAATTTTAGAGGAGTTCAGACTGTTTATGTTCATTCTGTCTGGAAATTATGTGTTCCCCCTAGGATACACATCTTCATGTGGCCGCTGGATAATAACCAGCTTATGA